A region from the Thermanaeromonas toyohensis ToBE genome encodes:
- a CDS encoding tetratricopeptide repeat-containing glycosyltransferase family 2 protein has product MKLSLCMIVKDEEENLPRCLKSVQGIVDEIVVVDTGSTDRTPAIAAELGAKVYHFPWSGSFSEARNFSLSCATGDWIIYLDADEELAEGEGKRIRELLSSPQADGYCVLVVNFVGEKEGMEAVINPSPRIFRNRPEYRFTGAIHEQIMASIYSQGGKVEFTDIKINHYGYLSAPVRGRKKVDRNLALLEKAVRESPEDAFNRFNLGVEYLRRRNCAAALEEFRTAFKYLPDLAVGYAPILVRNIALCLKELRKFEDALRVIADAKEVYPDYTDLVFLEGHIYLEQGDFYRAEGSFKECLTRGESATHHITQQGVGSYYAYFMLGQLYERTGDLLQAVKMYAQALKTHKRFYPALANLTRLLLLPGSPEKARMLVSSYIDLEDEETLLLLAQAFAAHKYFKEALSFAEKALELNPFSIKGYFIKGEILLNLKYYPKALEALAQIPPASFLYPNALLARAFALALEGKKEKAKEELVKLPDKFDLPRRVYLAFLERLINKDGYIEVLPEEEEEAAQILLDLLGRLLDLEAFEEFEEVLSLLEFLPAPERFLRLGKLYHSRGFGELAAEEIMAAVKEGKKDAEGLAILGEVAASKELHEEAVIFYQEALREGKGYLRWYTALVKELSFLGRYEEAAEVARRGLEVFPHAEPLKSLLPLLENISVKRGG; this is encoded by the coding sequence GTGAAGCTTTCCCTTTGTATGATTGTAAAGGATGAGGAGGAAAACCTTCCCCGCTGCCTTAAAAGTGTGCAGGGTATAGTAGATGAGATCGTGGTAGTGGATACAGGCTCCACCGATCGTACCCCGGCCATTGCGGCGGAACTGGGAGCTAAAGTTTATCATTTCCCCTGGTCGGGAAGTTTTAGCGAGGCGCGGAACTTTTCTCTTTCCTGCGCTACAGGAGATTGGATAATTTACCTAGATGCTGATGAGGAATTAGCAGAAGGAGAGGGTAAAAGGATCAGGGAGCTTCTTTCCTCTCCCCAGGCCGATGGTTATTGCGTGCTGGTAGTTAACTTTGTAGGCGAGAAAGAAGGAATGGAAGCGGTCATTAATCCTTCACCGCGTATCTTCCGTAACCGCCCAGAATATCGCTTTACAGGAGCTATTCACGAGCAAATTATGGCCTCTATTTACTCCCAGGGAGGCAAAGTAGAGTTTACTGATATAAAGATTAACCACTATGGATATTTAAGCGCCCCCGTGCGGGGCAGGAAGAAAGTAGACCGCAATTTAGCTTTGCTGGAGAAAGCAGTGAGGGAATCTCCTGAGGATGCTTTTAACCGTTTTAACCTAGGAGTGGAGTATCTACGCCGGAGAAATTGTGCGGCTGCTTTAGAAGAATTCCGTACTGCTTTTAAGTATCTACCCGACCTGGCCGTGGGTTATGCTCCCATTCTAGTACGCAATATTGCCTTGTGCCTTAAAGAACTTAGAAAGTTTGAGGATGCTTTGCGGGTAATTGCCGATGCTAAAGAGGTTTATCCCGATTATACTGATCTTGTTTTTCTGGAAGGGCATATCTATTTGGAGCAGGGCGATTTTTACCGGGCAGAAGGTTCCTTTAAAGAATGTTTGACGCGGGGAGAGTCAGCCACCCATCATATAACTCAACAAGGGGTAGGTAGTTACTACGCTTACTTTATGCTAGGACAGTTATATGAGCGCACGGGGGACCTCTTACAGGCAGTAAAAATGTATGCCCAAGCTTTAAAAACCCATAAACGTTTTTATCCAGCCCTTGCTAACTTAACAAGGCTTCTTTTGCTTCCAGGTTCACCAGAGAAGGCTAGGATGCTTGTTTCTTCCTACATAGATTTAGAAGATGAGGAAACCCTTCTTTTATTAGCTCAAGCTTTTGCAGCCCATAAGTACTTTAAGGAAGCTTTAAGTTTTGCAGAAAAAGCCCTTGAGTTAAATCCTTTTTCTATAAAAGGCTACTTTATTAAAGGGGAGATACTCCTTAACTTAAAGTATTATCCTAAAGCTTTAGAAGCCTTAGCCCAGATACCGCCTGCTAGTTTCCTTTATCCTAATGCTCTTTTAGCCCGGGCTTTTGCTTTAGCTTTGGAGGGGAAGAAAGAAAAAGCCAAAGAGGAGCTGGTTAAGTTACCCGATAAGTTCGATCTCCCACGCCGTGTGTACCTTGCCTTTTTAGAGCGGCTTATTAATAAAGATGGGTATATAGAAGTTTTACCAGAGGAAGAAGAAGAGGCAGCGCAAATTCTCCTAGATTTGCTGGGCAGGCTTCTCGATCTAGAGGCTTTTGAAGAATTTGAAGAAGTTCTTTCTTTGCTAGAGTTTTTACCTGCTCCTGAGCGCTTTCTTAGACTAGGAAAGTTATATCATAGCCGAGGGTTTGGTGAACTGGCGGCAGAAGAGATTATGGCCGCAGTAAAAGAGGGGAAAAAAGATGCCGAGGGGCTCGCTATACTGGGCGAGGTAGCAGCTTCTAAGGAATTGCATGAAGAAGCAGTAATATTTTATCAAGAAGCCTTACGGGAGGGGAAAGGCTACCTTAGATGGTATACTGCCTTGGTCAAAGAGCTCTCCTTTTTAGGGCGTTATGAAGAAGCCGCGGAGGTGGCCAGGAGGGGGCTAGAAGTGTTTCCTCATGCTGAACCCCTTAAAAGCCTTCTCCCCCTTCTAGAAAACATAAGCGTTAAGCGAGGAGGATGA